AGGATCACCGGTCCGTAGGCTTTAAGAACCGTGTTCCCCGGCTTGGTGCCTTTCAAGAACGCCTTGAGGGGATTCATCCTGGACTTGCCCATGATGATGATGTGGTCAGTGGCGGCCATTCGGGTGAAGACGGTGGGGGGATCACCGGTCTCGAAGTGCTGCTGGTAGGGAACTTGCTGGCGTTCAAGGTAGCGCTGGGCCCAGCGGGCGGCACCACGATAGCCCTTTCCGAAGCGCGGGGTCTTACTTACCGTCAGGAGATTGACCTGGGTTTTGAAGTGCTGGGCCACAGTGGCGCCAAAGACCACCGCCCGCCTGGTGGCCTGGGAGTCATCCACGCACAGCAAAACCTTATAGTTCCAGTCGGGATCGAAGTTCTTCACGAAAAGAATGCTGGTATCCACAAACTGGACGAGCTGGCGGGTGAGACGCTTGCGGCCACCCCCACCCACAATGGTCAGGATATAGTCCCGGTATTCCGTCTCTTTCTTGAGCTGATCCACCGGATTCCCCTCCCGGAAAATAAGGCGGATCTTCTCCCCGCTGACATGCGGCAGGATTACCCGGACGCGGTCGGCCTCCTGCACCAGGTTGGTCGGATCAAATTGCTCGATGGAGGGATCGATAAAGTTCCAGTCCTGCAGGCGGCGGTAGGCCCACCGCAGCACCTCCACCCCCGGATGGTGGATTTCCCAGTTCAGCAGCGCGTCCCGGGCCAGCTTGACACTGCCCGAGAAGAGCTCCCGCGGCCGATCCCCCACGTAGACCACCGATAGATCAGCGGAGAAGGCGTTAGCCACGGCACTCCCGATCCGGAGGGTGGGCTCCGAATAGGTGGTGCTCCTGATGGCGACCAGGAACCGCATAACTAATACTCACTACCGCTATGGATCATGACCCATCACCTAATATGGGGCCAATAAAACAATAGCGCCAGTATTAAAATCGAGATTGAGGCCAATCCGATGCGCCAGCCGGCCTGCAGGAAGTCTCTGGCCCGGAGCAGACCGGTGGCGGCAATGATCATGCCCGCCGGTGCACCCACAGCAGTGAAGTACCCGAAGGCCGAAGCTACCGCGGTGGCCAGCCCCAACAGGACAGGGTCGCCGCCGAAGTTCATAAACAAGGGACCCAACACAGCCACGGTCGCATTGGAACTTATAACATTGGCAACGGCAGTTGTTAACGCAATAACCAGACCGTATTGGGCCAGGGCAAATTGCTCCAGGAAACCACCCGTGAGGGCCATGATCTGCTGGGCCACCCATAGGGCGGCACCGGTATTCTTAAGCTGTACCCCTAAGGAAATGACCGCAGCGAACAGCAATACCACACCCCAGTTAGTCCGCTGGTTGATCTCCTGCCATTGTACCAGTCCGGCGGCCAGATAGAGGAATACTCCCGCCAGAGCCACCACACCCAGACCGATACGATCACTGAAAAACACCCACGACAGGAAAATGATTATAAACAGAATGATAGCCAGTGTTTGCTGGCCTGTCAGGGGACCGGCTTCCGCCACCTTGACCTTCAGCTTCTGGACGGCACTGTCGAGACGATCATGCTCGGGTTTGAAAGCCCTGGAGAGCAGCCACCCCGCCAGGGGAATCTGGACCAGCATCAACGGGTACGTAAAACTCATCCAGCGCAAGTAGCTGATCTTCGCAATGCCGAAGTCAGCCAGGTAGTTGATCATGATGGCATTGCGGGCCCCTCCTGA
The Candidatus Neomarinimicrobiota bacterium DNA segment above includes these coding regions:
- a CDS encoding DASS family sodium-coupled anion symporter, producing the protein MLKAFLYWIYQKRWLLFAIALGTALYHLPYPDGISKDGYRTLIIAIVVVILIISEAVPLPGIALLVAVLQVTFAIAGPSEVAQSYMSDAVFFIMGSLMLAVAIVRQGLAARLTLAILSFTGTRVRAIVWGFFVISLLLTSFIGGHAVVAMLLPVAMILIRNTSEDPNEVPGLTRLLLFALAYGSIIGSVGTPSGGARNAIMINYLADFGIAKISYLRWMSFTYPLMLVQIPLAGWLLSRAFKPEHDRLDSAVQKLKVKVAEAGPLTGQQTLAIILFIIIFLSWVFFSDRIGLGVVALAGVFLYLAAGLVQWQEINQRTNWGVVLLFAAVISLGVQLKNTGAALWVAQQIMALTGGFLEQFALAQYGLVIALTTAVANVISSNATVAVLGPLFMNFGGDPVLLGLATAVASAFGYFTAVGAPAGMIIAATGLLRARDFLQAGWRIGLASISILILALLFYWPHIR